From the genome of bacterium BMS3Abin02, one region includes:
- the glpD_1 gene encoding aerobic glycerol-3-phosphate dehydrogenase: MSAPHGNSWAGRREAIWSALDRPWDLVVVGGGITGAAILREAARLGLRALLVEQRDFAWGASSRSSKLVHGGLRYLKEGKIGITRAAVRERNRLLQEGPGLVDPLGFLLATYRGEHPGRLLDRLGLMLYDLLALQWRHAFHDAGDFRLLAPHIKATGLRGGFHYLDARTDDARLVLRVLKEAVRSGATALNYARVVDLLRRDGQVVGVRVLDTETGRTTEASAKAVINATGAWADRLRSRVDGEPMIRPLRGSHLIIQAWRLPVPQAVAVLHPKDSRPVFFFPWEGVTIVGTTDVDHVAPLDDEPTISRREVDYLLEGVHAFFPALDIRPADVTATYSGVRPVIGSGKRNPSQESRDYIILDEQGLLTLTGGKLTTFRLIARDAIDALRSHIPDLAPADHDAPALDSADDVPPGELGEDLARRLGGWWSNDAATLIQAAGPGELSLIPGTPLLWAELRWAARTEAVVHLEDLLLRRVRVGLLVPDGGADLLPRIRTIVQDELGWHDTRWEYEVEQYLNCWRRAYRLPSRSEPTAAP, from the coding sequence ATGAGTGCACCACACGGGAACTCTTGGGCCGGCCGACGGGAAGCCATCTGGTCCGCGCTCGACCGCCCGTGGGACCTCGTCGTTGTCGGTGGCGGCATCACCGGCGCCGCCATCCTGCGCGAGGCCGCCCGACTCGGTCTGCGGGCATTGCTGGTCGAGCAGCGCGATTTCGCCTGGGGCGCCTCGAGCCGCTCCTCGAAGCTCGTGCATGGCGGCCTCCGCTACCTCAAGGAAGGGAAGATCGGCATCACTCGAGCGGCGGTGCGGGAACGCAACCGGCTCCTCCAGGAGGGACCCGGGTTGGTCGACCCGCTCGGTTTCCTCCTGGCAACCTATCGGGGCGAACACCCGGGTCGACTGTTGGACCGATTGGGACTGATGTTGTATGACCTCCTCGCTCTGCAATGGCGTCATGCATTCCATGATGCCGGCGACTTCCGCCTGCTGGCCCCCCACATCAAAGCCACGGGCCTGCGCGGCGGCTTCCATTATCTCGACGCCCGCACCGACGATGCCCGCCTTGTGCTTCGAGTGCTCAAAGAAGCCGTCCGGTCGGGTGCCACGGCCCTCAACTACGCCCGAGTGGTCGATCTGCTCCGGCGCGACGGCCAAGTCGTGGGCGTGCGAGTCCTGGACACGGAGACGGGTCGAACCACCGAGGCGTCCGCCAAGGCGGTGATCAACGCCACCGGTGCCTGGGCCGACCGGCTGCGGAGCCGGGTCGACGGTGAGCCGATGATCCGCCCTCTACGCGGCAGTCACCTGATCATCCAGGCCTGGCGCCTGCCGGTTCCACAAGCGGTGGCCGTCCTCCATCCCAAGGACAGCAGACCCGTGTTCTTCTTCCCCTGGGAGGGCGTCACGATCGTCGGCACCACGGATGTCGACCACGTTGCTCCGCTCGACGACGAGCCGACCATCAGCCGTCGAGAAGTCGACTATCTGCTGGAAGGCGTCCACGCGTTCTTCCCGGCCCTCGATATCCGCCCTGCCGATGTGACAGCCACCTACTCCGGCGTACGTCCCGTCATCGGAAGCGGCAAGCGAAATCCGTCGCAGGAGTCGCGCGACTACATCATCCTCGACGAACAGGGTCTGCTCACCCTCACCGGAGGCAAGTTGACCACGTTCCGGCTCATCGCCCGTGATGCCATCGACGCTCTGCGTTCCCACATCCCGGACCTGGCCCCCGCCGATCACGATGCCCCTGCGCTCGATTCGGCCGATGACGTCCCACCTGGAGAACTCGGCGAGGACCTGGCTCGCAGATTGGGTGGCTGGTGGTCGAATGATGCTGCCACCCTCATCCAGGCCGCGGGTCCAGGAGAGCTCTCGCTCATCCCCGGTACACCGCTGCTGTGGGCCGAACTGCGCTGGGCAGCTCGAACCGAAGCAGTCGTGCATCTCGAGGACCTCCTGCTCCGGCGTGTTCGCGTCGGCCTACTGGTCCCGGACGGCGGTGCCGACCTCCTTCCCCGAATCCGGACCATCGTCCAAGACGAACTGGGCTGGCACGACACCCGTTGGGAATACGAGGTGGAGCAATACCTCAACTGCTGGCGACGTGCCTACAGGCTCCCCAGCCGGTCGGAGCCCACCGCAGCCCCATGA
- a CDS encoding putative FAD-linked oxidoreductase, whose translation MRRWNGWGDDGTDHPLSPSGAHMLRNVIGVGTPPDDAPFESVIATVPTPRLPHHPLVLTDPGVRLRHARGQSLLDWVALRSGRIGSFPDGVVLPRTEEEVREVLTWAAHIGARLIPYGGGTSVLGHINPQPDDRPVVTIDMRRINQLLHFDEVSRLATFGAGVSGPDLEGQLRARGYTLGHFPQSFEYSTLGGWVATRSSGQQSLGYGRMEDLFAGGRLEAPAGSIELPPYPASAAGPDLRQLVLGSEGRLGVLTRATVRVTRFPEREQFHGVFFPGFATGQNAIREMVQAGIPLSMLRLSSSRETILTLALAGHPRAIAAMERVFSLRKIGQAKSLLIMGFTGAAVEVRRARRIAIRIIRRHGGVNVGRPLGNRWLAGRFAAPYLRNNLWQMGYAVDTWETATDWTHVAEIVEAIEEAALHTPLHDTDERILTFTHISHVYPTGASVYTTCVFRTAAEFERTIDRARRLKRAVSETILAHGGTISHHHGVGLDHLPYMQTEKGALGVAVIGDALRRFDPDGLMNPGKLVP comes from the coding sequence ATGCGACGCTGGAACGGCTGGGGAGACGACGGGACCGACCATCCTCTGTCGCCCAGCGGGGCCCACATGTTGCGCAACGTCATCGGTGTCGGCACGCCTCCGGACGACGCGCCGTTCGAGTCGGTGATCGCCACGGTACCGACCCCCAGACTCCCCCACCACCCACTGGTCCTCACAGACCCCGGCGTTCGGCTCCGGCACGCTCGCGGCCAAAGCCTCCTCGATTGGGTCGCACTCCGCTCTGGCAGGATCGGCTCGTTCCCCGACGGGGTGGTGCTGCCACGCACCGAAGAAGAGGTCAGAGAGGTACTCACGTGGGCAGCGCATATCGGGGCTCGCCTCATCCCCTACGGGGGCGGTACGAGCGTCCTGGGCCACATCAATCCCCAACCGGACGATCGCCCGGTCGTCACGATCGACATGCGACGCATCAACCAATTGCTCCATTTCGACGAGGTGAGCCGCCTCGCCACCTTCGGCGCCGGCGTGTCGGGCCCCGACCTCGAGGGCCAGCTCCGAGCGCGCGGCTACACGCTGGGGCACTTCCCCCAATCGTTCGAGTACTCGACGCTGGGCGGCTGGGTGGCCACCCGCTCCAGTGGCCAGCAGTCACTCGGATACGGACGCATGGAAGATCTTTTCGCCGGCGGACGATTGGAGGCGCCTGCCGGGTCCATCGAATTGCCGCCCTACCCTGCCTCGGCGGCGGGTCCGGATCTCCGCCAGCTCGTGCTCGGCTCCGAAGGGCGTCTCGGGGTCCTTACCCGGGCCACCGTGCGGGTGACACGGTTCCCTGAACGGGAACAGTTTCACGGAGTGTTCTTCCCCGGTTTCGCTACAGGGCAGAACGCCATTCGCGAGATGGTTCAGGCCGGGATACCACTTTCCATGCTTCGACTCAGCTCCAGCCGAGAAACCATACTGACGCTCGCTCTCGCCGGGCATCCGCGAGCCATCGCAGCCATGGAGAGAGTCTTTTCGCTGCGGAAGATCGGCCAGGCGAAGAGCCTGCTCATCATGGGCTTTACCGGAGCCGCCGTTGAGGTGCGGCGGGCTCGCAGGATCGCCATCCGCATCATCCGACGCCACGGCGGCGTGAACGTCGGGCGCCCACTCGGCAACCGCTGGCTCGCCGGCCGGTTCGCCGCACCTTATCTGCGGAACAACCTGTGGCAAATGGGCTATGCCGTCGACACTTGGGAAACCGCCACGGACTGGACCCATGTCGCCGAAATCGTGGAAGCGATCGAAGAAGCTGCCCTCCACACTCCCCTCCATGACACCGATGAGCGGATTCTCACCTTCACCCACATTTCCCACGTATACCCGACCGGAGCGAGCGTCTACACAACGTGCGTGTTCCGGACGGCCGCCGAGTTCGAGAGGACCATCGATCGCGCTCGACGGCTGAAGCGAGCCGTCAGCGAGACGATTCTCGCCCACGGTGGCACGATCAGCCATCACCATGGCGTGGGTCTGGACCACCTCCCCTACATGCAAACCGAGAAGGGCGCGCTGGGCGTGGCGGTGATCGGAGACGCGTTGCGTCGCTTCGACCCGGACGGACTCATGAATCCCGGAAAGCTTGTGCCATGA
- the fadR_1 gene encoding fatty acid metabolism regulator protein has translation MTATWIAPVRPADHAEHSLVEAVLDGTFPPGSELPGERQLAIRLGVTRPTLREALQRLERDGWVTVRQGRRTVVNHFWQEGGLNVLGALVEHSRHLSTDFVEHLLEIRLYLAPPYIAAAVACVPDEVAALVARHRDLPDRAEAFAAFDWDVHRRLSIASGNPIFTLILNGFAGFYERLASIYFALSEARDRSRRFYSDLETAARANDRDAAERVSREVMEDSIELWRSAGSATLTVP, from the coding sequence ATGACCGCCACGTGGATTGCTCCCGTCCGGCCGGCCGACCACGCCGAGCATTCGCTCGTCGAGGCGGTGTTGGATGGGACGTTCCCACCAGGGTCCGAGCTCCCGGGGGAACGCCAACTCGCTATCCGTCTCGGAGTCACGCGCCCCACGTTGCGCGAGGCCCTTCAGCGCCTGGAGCGGGATGGGTGGGTCACCGTCCGTCAGGGCAGGCGCACGGTGGTGAATCACTTCTGGCAGGAAGGTGGCCTCAACGTGCTCGGTGCCCTGGTCGAACACTCGCGACACCTCTCCACCGACTTCGTGGAGCATCTGCTGGAAATCCGCTTGTACCTGGCGCCGCCGTACATAGCTGCTGCAGTTGCATGTGTCCCCGACGAGGTGGCAGCCCTCGTCGCTCGGCATCGTGACCTTCCCGATCGGGCTGAGGCCTTCGCCGCCTTCGATTGGGACGTGCACCGGCGATTGTCGATCGCATCCGGCAACCCGATCTTCACACTCATCCTGAATGGATTCGCAGGTTTCTACGAGCGATTGGCCAGTATCTACTTCGCTCTTTCCGAGGCCCGCGACCGGTCGAGACGTTTCTACTCGGATCTCGAGACTGCCGCCCGGGCCAACGATCGTGACGCTGCAGAGCGCGTGAGTCGGGAGGTCATGGAAGACAGCATCGAACTGTGGCGAAGCGCCGGCAGCGCCACCTTGACCGTCCCATAG